Below is a genomic region from Alosa sapidissima isolate fAloSap1 chromosome 19, fAloSap1.pri, whole genome shotgun sequence.
CACTTTCTTCCCTGGTACTATTTATTGCAAAAACCTTATCCTCAATTTAGGCCTACTCTAAAATGCACCATATTTTTTCCATGTTAGTAGGCCACTGCAACATGATCTGCTTACTGGCTTGTTTATGAATGCCTTAGCATACTGAATTGTTTGCGTGTACTGAAAATGTGCCTTATGCGGAGGCAGAATTGATTCTGAACATTAAACAAGGCAAAAAATAAGTTTTTAGGTGTATTCTCTGATCACAAAAGCATGCATCAGAATATTTGACACCAGTGAATATACTGGTCCACCAGAATATACTGGAATATACCAGTCTACTCCACCAAGGGTCCTctagtcctctgtgtgtgtgtttatcattcTTTCTTACCCTTGGGTATTAATCATTTGGCTTTTATAGTCTTTTAATTTATGTTTGTTTTACCTATTTAAACAAGTTAAAAAGATATATCTTGTTTATGTATCTTCAAGGCATTGATTCCGCCTTTCCTGCTCTAACCTGttaagcactttgggtcaactgtcgttcatttaaatgtgctatacaaataaaatgacttgtcttgacttgacttgttatTTAACCCTTTCCACTAAGCACATTGACATTTCTACACTCACGGGTGATCATTCACATATTGACTCAGGGATGATCATGTTTCATCACAACACATTAAAAAATAGATGTGCATCATGGTCTTAACTAGAGATTTCAAGGGAATATGTTTTGCAGTAACAGCTCTGGCCTTTAAGGGTTGTAAATGATATGCAGTGCAGAGAGCAGGAGACCTCATGGCTTTTGTGAAGCCAAAATGGGGGTGTAGAAATCCACCTGCTGCAAAGATTATGAAGGCTAATTGCTCAAAGGTTAAAAGATCGATCAAATTGTGAGGTAATCCCACGTTTTGcctgaagacccagcagggtcgaaatGTTGCCTTTTGTATattaaatatatgggagtcaaaagcagtgttgcggacattatatcttttcatttgagtaagtttttttttttttttttttgtcctgcacctgccagaaggtgggatgtgcacactaACTTTTTTGCTGCATTCACACATGTATACTTCAGTCCAATCAATCTTCCCCAGGCTCCTCTTCTCCTTGCTGTGCTATTTTTCTCCCTGGCCCCAGTATGTTGACATGTTCACCCTTTGCTAATAATAACCTCCTAGGCTGCTGTTGGGCAGTTGCAAGTGGCAGCCGTCCTGTATCTGGTTCAAAAAATGTCGATGGTCACACCCATCCTGAGTTTAGAAAGAATCCACTTGGATGAAGTGGCTGCTTTTAAACCTTCTGAAGTTTGTCTGTGCCTCAACATTTTTgtacaatcccccccccccccccctatcaaAAAAATTATTATGAAGAGTGTAACTAGTAAAACAGTAGCCTCCAGCTTACTAAGTGAATTTGGCTCTTGTTATTCCTCACCACCTCACTTGGGTTACAGTTTGAATTTGATTTTGCCATGCCATGCATATTATCAAATATATCCTCACACATCCTAAGTGTGACCTAAATGACAAAAATGTAGTTGTCAATGTAGTGGACTTCGGTGCAAATAAATGTTTTACAATTCCAATTATGTTTTGTTATTGCAATGGTTAGTATTGATGACTGAATAATGGCCCAAAATAATGGTTAACTGTCCGTTATTGGCAAACCTTAATCATTAGATATCGATATCATAATCAGGTATTGTACAGCGTCCGTGAACTTTTAATTGTACAGtattctctgtgtctgtgcttctgtctgtttgtaatgtATAATATTCATGAGCCTTTGTACAGTGTCCTTGACTGATTTGAAAGGTGCTTATAAATaacatgtattattattattatttatcttagCAGATAATAGTAGATTAACAGTACATTTTTCTCTAATATTAATTTGCAAAGGCTATTTCATAGTGAATCATTGTTCACAGCTTGTCCAAGAGTTTATTTCTTTTATAGTTTTCATCGTGACACGTCTTCTCCTTCTTGTTCTGTCCAGAGTGGACTCAATCATGTTGGTGGAGGAGGGATTCAACATGGTGAGTGTGGATGCCAGTGACAAAATGCTGAAATATGCCCTAAAAGAGAGATGGGACAGAAGAAGGGAACCTGCATTTGACCAATGGGGTAAGAGAGCTATACACTAATAATCAATACCCGTCTCAACCCTGAGTTTGGTACGTACAACATTGATAATGTTGAAATTATTGCAGTTATCGATGAGGCAAACTGGCTCACGTTGAAGGAGGATGTTCAGAAGCCAGGCGATGGATTTGATGCGGTCATCTGCTTGGGAAACTCATTTGCTCATCTGCCAGATTTTAAAGGTAAGTAGGAGGAAATGAAGGATTCAGAGATGaccactgatctttaaaatgaGTGATTAATCTTGAGTAAGCTGAAATGTCCCGATATGCATACTGTTTTGTAGGGTTCCCATGCACAGATTTTTGAGACCGATGGGAACTCATACTTTTTTGAAGTGGTATTTTAGATGAGAACGCAATGTCTGAGGAGGCTTTCACTTtaggcttttttggcaagaccTCACAAATTGTTACCAGTGGAAACACTGTTTTTACAATTTTTGTGTATTGGTAATACATGTGGTATTACAGTGGTAGCTAAATGACACTAACATTTTCAGTTAGTTATCCAAAGTAAAAATATAAATTTCGATTCAGACATGTGGAAGTCAGTCATTAATCTAACTTCCAGTAAACAGTTAATTTAATGTTGATGATCTCAAGGGTGTCAGTATGTGTTTGAAAATGCTACAACACTAGTGCAAGTGGGGATGTTTAGGTGACGATACTTTCAAATGACAGTCTTGTTATTTAAGTGTCTTATCATGTTGGGCACTAAAATTATGCTTGACCTGTATGCTAAGTGGGATGTGTGATAAGTTACCCCGTAAGCACCTAAGTCTCCCAGGTAATTAAGGACAATGACATGTTGTCATCAACGTAacatgtatatatttatttatctatattatttatttatttatttatttatttatttataaataacAATATCAATGGAGGAAGTGCCTAGATGTCTGCATATAGTCTTGTAACACAAATTACATCTGTATtgcctaattgtgtgtgtgtgtgtgacttttgtATGTATAGGGGATCAGAGTGATCAAAAGCTGGCCCTTCACAACattgcaagtatggtgaagccAGGGGGCATCCTGATCATTGACCACCGTAACTATGACTACATTCTAAAGACTGGAAATGCACCTCAGGGAAAGAATATCTATTACCAGGTAATACTTTTTTAACGTTAGCATCAACCCAGGGTAGACAGAAGTGGTGATGCGCTTGTCCCTAATCTGCTTGGAGTGTTTTGAATGAGCTAAAACTGCATGTTGCTCCTTTAAATTACCTTTCATGTTTTATTAGTTGTAGGCAGAAGCAAATTGTTCAAATAGTATTTCTTTCTATAAGGCTCTGGGTACACCTAAAGAATATTTGTTCTAAATCTAATTTGGAAGCCCAGGTGGGAGAGAACCATTATGGTTTGATTTCCACTGAGTGATGTCTCTTTCAGAGTGACCTCAAGCAGGACATTGCCACGTCTGTGCTCTGGGTGAACAGCAAACCCCACATGATCACACTGGACTACACTCTGCAGTATCAGGAGGGAGACGCCGAGGAGGTTCAGACAAGGTACTGTAACACAAACCAAAATATTGGGACCCATCATAATCCATGGTGTTCATAATTAACTCTTGATTTTCATTTCAATGGTGCACTTCGGTATAAATTGTCCTAATGTGGGACACCTACATGCCAGTGAGTGTGGCTCTTCCCCAAACTAACGAATGTCAGTGAAACTATAGGAAAGCCAAAGCTGTAGGGCCCTGTGATCAAAACGTGGATGTGGATTCCTATTTGTACTGAATGATTGGACAGGCCTCTTTCACATTAAAGTTTAAAACGCATATCGTGCAAACTTGTCACCTTTTGGCCAAATAACCTGTAAATAGGGCATTCACTGTAGATctggaggggaaaaaacataTACTGGTGTACAGATAAGAACAAagaattattcatacccctggcaaatattgattttgttgattttctcttgaccaatatgtttgttctgactgaaaatgacactgccatgtttctaccacattgtcttgcaacctttttgcatgtggcagtgtcattttcagtcagaacaaacatattgataaagagaaaatcaacattaaatcaagatttaccaggggtatgaatacagTAGTTTTGTTCTtaatgtttgtgtatatatatatatatatatatatatatatatatatatatatatatatacatatatatacacacacacacactactgttcAAAAGTTTTAGAACATCCCAAacagctgtttttgttttgtttttctagtAAATTCCGTCTGTCCTACTACCCTCACCGTCTGGAAAGTTTCAAGGAGCTGCTTAAGGGTGCCTTCGCTGGAAAGTGTGAGCATGATGTCTATGGTGACTTCAAGCCCTACAAACCTGACCAGCCCTCTACACCATGCTATTTTATTCATGTTCTCAAGAGGACAGCCTAGAACCAACCGAATGTATGTGGCGAAGCAAGCTATTCAGGCTTCCGGTTGACTTCCACAATGCCTTTTTATATACCCACATGGGAATCAAAGATGATTCATCAATGGTGGATCTTCCTAAAACTTCAAAACAAACTAAACCAAAAAGGTCTTAATCATGGCTTTTAAGTAGAGCAGTGCATTCTGTGATTTGGCTGAGTTTTTTGTCCTTTTTGTAGATTTTGTCCTTTGCTTCATGTTGTAAGCTCAGCCTCTTCCACAGTTAAAAAGAATTCTGTGTTGTACCTTTGCTTTTACAATATGTTCTGTTAATTGTTGGTGAATCGTGAATTATCAAAAGTGCCCCTCTGTCTTTGGGGGACCAGTTTCTACCTATTCTTTGAGTTCACCATTTTTatctttataataataatttagaaCTTGAGGTCCAAGTTATTTTCTGTCTTAAGGATGGAGCATGAGTTACCAAAACGGCACCTAAGTATAATTATACGCAAGCAAAAGTTAGAACTGTATTGGCCAACCTGGCTTTTTTTAGGTTAAAGCCTATCAGGTCTGAAAATGTAGGTTAATATTCATTATTCAATTTAATTGGGTTGAATCTTCGCTCGATCTATGATTCTTTATTCGttgaacaaacaaaaatatggTATGTATTTTTCACATAATTTGTGGTTTTCCAGATGCAGTGCACTGTCTTGTTACACTTTTTAATTTGTGTTTTGTATAGAAAACATGATACTCCTGGAGTTCATCTGATCTTAGTCATAAGTTGTTGGCCATTGCATTGCACAAAAGTAAAATGGATATGAACCTTAAGCAAAAGCATCCTAACAGCATGAGCACTACTTAGTTTGTATGTTTCTCCCAGCTTGTAAAGCATAATTGTCTGTTGTAAATAACTGTGATAACAGTTGTGGCATTAACGTTTTACATTActtctattttattttttttttacataagaCATTTCAAGCAGCATTTCAATACAAATTAGACTTAGGCCAGAAATACCAATACTGTGTCCCAACAGTACTGTTATAATAGACTATTCACTATCAATATATTGATCAGTGATATCCTTGAAAATAGTTAGAAGTGATTGGGGAGAAATGGCAGCTTTGAAAGTAGTAGTTGTTATGCATGTTCTTTTGTATTTTTTCTATTAGAATCTCTTATGcttctattttgtttttgttttttttgttttttttttaaaaaagatttttccttttagagtCTTAAATGATGTAATTTCATAATATAATGGTGTAAGCAGTTAGAGTATTTGTCATCTCTTCAATGCAGCCGTTATTAAAATTGACTGTTTCAATTCAAAGTGTGAACTATTCTTTTCATGGCATTTTATGTCTCAAATAACTGATAACTTAATGCAAGTATGTCATTGCTGCAAAATGCTGAAGTAGAGTGGTGTTATTCTATGTATACCCCATCAATACATCCTGTACCACTATGAAGCATCATAAACTTGTGAACAGTGAACCTGCCACCCACCAGTTAAGGAAGTCATTATTACAGAAATTCTTATACAAAGATTAACCCATGATACATTTTGATAAAAAATGTAAAGTCTCCTCATGCCTAACAAAAGTGTCAAAGCTTGTAAGATAGACCCTTTGGTTGAAAATTGGGGTAAATTATTGTCTTATTAAAGTCTGAAGAGTATTCCAGAGCACTCTTTAAACCGCTGATTTGTGGGAGACTGGCAAATTGACCAGTGGGCAGGGCTACCTATGTGTTACAGTGGTCGTAGCATAGTgggtaaggagctgggctagcgtgtacTATGGTAATAATTATTAATATACATAATATTTATACCAAAAtggattattattaataataatgattAAAAAGTTGAAATGGTGAAAATAATGAGTTTTATGTTAACAAAACCATACATAGGCAAACTCTAACTCTGTTAgagaattaattaattaaataatcaTTATTTAGTTAAATAAGTGTAAACAAGAATTAAGTGTGAGTCTGAACTCTGAgtcagtagccagaaaagttgtgtgcccttgagcaaggcacttatccctgagttgctctggggagactggcccttgtaataattgaCATGGGTCACTCTAAATAAACCTGTCCGCCAAATTAATAAGTAAGTTAAACTTTGATTAGATGAGGGTATGAGAATGGTGTGAGATGGTGAGAGAATGATTGCCTGTTGATGCTAACTATCAATAACCACATTGCATTCCTCCCTTAGGGTTGTAATGGTAcacaaaaatctgtatttttgttGTGCAATGGGAATAGTATTTTTAAAAGGTGTCAACTGATTTTTGGTGTTAATTGACTAAACTGACATATGGTCCGCTACTTAGTAAGGTTTGTGAAGGAATTCGaaatttgaaacatggtccGCAAGCAAAAAAGTGTACTGTTGAATACTGTTAAAGATGGCATTCCTACATGCGGTATGcatctgtattgaacctaaCATCGTGTACTTTATTGGTTCGGTACGAATATGTGTATCTTTACACCTTTACTCTCTTTCATACTCCTGGAGAAATATGTTGATTTGCTGGAAttgattaaagctgcagttggcaagtctgacagatttaggagccaaaattttgaatgtttacaactctcatgcccctcccctgctaccaccgagcaccctctcatcgagtttgtgctcgtcagtgcgcaccagactgcaccagactgtgattgacagtcagatttCCCACAgctctgctctgattggaccagaagaaccgggagctgtggatttttgcaataccaataacaggctctaggtggaggtagaagtgtgttttttttttttaaaccggctgatttatgttgttctgtcggagcatagtgtcggtttcaatgaatatgatcaaaaaaatcttgccaactgcagctttaagtgcCATTTTACCATTAACTGGACCAGGATTTCTACGCCCTATGAATGTCATAAACAGCTAAAGGAATGTGATGTGCAATTGAACATTACACAATATAACATACAAAATATATGATTAAAGAGTTTATCCACCCCCAGCCCTCACCACATACATCCCCACCCCTGTCTCCGTACACTGCCCATCCTTATCCATCCACCCCAATACATCCACACCAATCCTCAATTGAACAAatttttaacaaaaaagtgCATTGAATTAGAATAACTGGTTTGCACACATTGCCTCAAAATTACATGATGTTATTGCAGAAATTTCTTCTTCAAatatacacaggagagatgttcaattcctagtgctataggtagggcattttacacagcagtcaatcaacaaccaagccaatttatcaacaaaaacaaaatcactaacAGAGAATACGTTTTTGCGGGGCAAAAAATGTCAGTAACAGAACAGTCTTTGACCTTTCATTTATCTGTGTTTCTTAAAATAATGCTTGGGTCGGATCTTCTAAAAGAACAAGGGCAAACTGACTAAATAACTGATTTAAACTGTTGGGTTTGCCCTGGACTAAACAGATTTTTTGGTACAAAACTTTGATGTACACAAAGTGATCTACTCACAGTAAAGGGGAATTCCGGCCATTTTTCTCATAGATCTCTAATCATAATCATGTGTAGCAATGTAGCTgcctgctctagctgttggctgcagcaagaaacagagatctatgagAAAAAATGGCCAGAATTCTCTTTTACACATGGGCGCTGACATGACTGGTGCACTCTGCTTTCAAAGTTCAATTACATTCAAATTCCATTATTTTCAATACACCTCCGCGCACCAGTGTCAAATTCTGCCACCTCCTCTGTGTCGATTATGATTCAGATCTATTTTTGTCTTCGCCGATCACTAAAATCCATTGTCAATTGAATGCTTATCAGTTAAATATTTCAGCGTGGGTATAGGTGAAAAAATGGCACAGGACTCATTTTGGCGTTTATATGTGGAGTGCTATAGGCAGGGGCGAACTGGGGGTAAAAGTGCTATAGGCAGGGGCGAACTGGGGGGGTAAAAGCGGAACTGATTACCAAGGCCCCAAGgggggagagggcccttgaaaagtctggaatatttGCATGAGGGGGGGacatgggggcccatcaggactgcctatgcatagggcccaggatcttgtgctacgcccctggCTATATCGCTATATGAATGCACAAGGACAAGAGAACTCCTCAAAGAAACAGGCAACATATCTCATTTCCACTATGGTAGCCAGGTTTTATGGCTGGAGATTTCATGGAGGATAAATCAGCTAAATAGGCCATCATCTTAAAGGTACCATAGTTTTGTAGGTACTGTACTCAATTATAAAATGACCATGATAAGCCATGAAGATTAAGTAAACACGTTAAGTTGAGCTGCTGGCTTCTCTGACAATGCTACAGCCAGCATATTCCTGAAATTTCTCATTCTAGGTTGGAGTGAATTTGTTTTGGCCCTTCGAGATATTGTATGGTTTTGCCACCCTCTACTGTTCTTTTTCCAGTACCATTTTGACACTCCGGGGTGCCAGAAATTAAACATCTTTCACACTCACCACTAGCCTGACGAGACAGaaccacatcaagatgtagggtctggggactcaccatttgcagtgctcagtccgaggggcgggataatcggttgtctttcaaattccctctacatgcaataggatagcgctacaactcatgagtcatgcgttttcccaccagcggagctagtagACTAGTAgacaaacttttgccaacttaaaaaaagcttaactcgtgtcacgctgttttcaaacagcaacatccatcttctttgttttcaagtagcagggaattcacgccgaaccgttgcaactctgccatcaatcattatgttaagcccgcctaccgactctatacacaatgtgattggccttatcaaagtttaatttttccagcttgcaATCCAACGGAGAGTAGCTAGACTACCCttgcagcaaattacatttgctgcctctagggtgcgtctagatttctaggctaactcaCCACCACCTCGCCAGATAACCAAAATCCATTGTCATCCATTTGTAAGTGatgtcacacacccacacctatGCACAAGTTCAGACAGACACAAGTACATGCCTCAACACACACTTAAGACTAGACACACTGTCTGACACATAAGGTTCATAAGTTTCTGCCATGGTCACTGATTGTGCGTCCTCCAAGAGTTTAATCAGTTCTCCcgcacacacccaacacctgttGCTTTTGTTCCCCTTGTCCCTCTTGTGTCAATAACCTTAGCAGAGGCTGAATCAGTAGCTTCCGTGTTCTGCTGCACTCTGGGATTTCACtaaaaatccctgttttttttccataggTACATTCTACTGCTGATACTGTGACTGTGCAATAGCGAACTCAGAAAGTAACCCAGAGTATTTGAGGCTCCTAGTCCCAGACTGTTTTCAATCTTTGTTCCAATTTTCAAAGGATTAGGCTGAGATCTCCTGTTGCCCCCAATCTTTACAGAGGCCCAGGGCTCAATGCTTGCCTTGCCCAGATTGTTTTGATATTTGAATCGCAATTCTCAAATAAGGTTCTTAAAGCTCCCTGTGCTTGAACCCCGATCATTGTTGCTCACggctatttttgttgttttgaatgACTGGTGTGAAATTAAAACAAAAGTAAAGGTTATAACAGCTGTGTCTTTACTTGTTACTGTGCAGTTGGACACTGAACCTGCTGCTTTGCTAAATTATGATGCAGTGTGGGAATCAGTTTGAAGTAtaatagaaaataaaaacacaaatgttTGTTTGTACACTGTATGCATCACCTAGTGAGGTACAATtgcaattcgccttattcatccggcggccagaacgaggctacagggtacactcgCCAtaacacctcagtccagcagatggtggtggtaatgcactctgtttgcaaactgccaaaaaaaagaagaagggttcactcaaagatggttgattacgaagatacttcctgagaggccatttcctgtccctggaaatgtatgcaaatagggtagcagtagtacacgccccgcacgagggggggccactatcccccatttatgcagtgatcgggctccctttttaacattgaggtctatggcagaatccaagaatttcccagaatttgtcaaagccttatttttctgagcaatggatgcacatttcggacccggtatcatgatctccaaaccctcctccccatttcaggagaatgtcgtgacagtatgaccctccagtcgggagaaaatcaacattaatgaaggtgtacaccaagtttgttttgtactccggcttctgtctggcgtggaaccgaggcgttcaaacgtcagtcatacatcagtgacacgcccctgtgcaggcggggactgaaccagagcccgtctctgactgaactccactttgccctcatagacatgaactaggacgacccatcttgctacgcattaatTATCTTTGGTTCACTGGCCTgatcttcttcttcagtgagtgttttttttgacagtttgcaaacggagtgcattaccaccaccatctggaCTTAGGTGAAATGGCAAGTGCCTTGTTCTGACCggcgggtgaataaggcgaatgcAGACCATCACTTGGGATgttggtggtctagtggttagggaTCTGGATTTCCAAATTGAACACTAGAGGGTTGTGAATTCGAACCCATGGGGCTGCCACCATTGCATCCCAACAAGGCATCCAATGCTGAGTTGCTCCAGGAGGACTGGGAGTCCAGTGGTGGCGGCACGTAATAGCATAGGCCCAGAATTTTCCCCGAAAGGtccaacatttttaaaatatagACATATTGATGATAATCTATGAAGAATGACTGCTAAATGACAAAGCTAGATGTACCATCATCTGGGATATTGGTGGCccttacaaaaatgaaatgttggcggcagatttgcagcaaacttgtgggtgatttgtgggaaacaaattAATTCACTAGAAAACATCGCCAGAAGTTTGCCAGTGTTGGCCGCTAGAAgcaaacttccagcaaagttctggcaacaatgagaagtttgccgctagtggcaaatgtgttcgcCAGTGATTTCCCATCACACTtagccaataatggcaaacttccagtgaacttctggtgacaaacctaatttgcataatgacattgctgcaaatttgctgcaacattaccaaaagttaaccgcaactgtttgccagaaacctaatttgcatatgaaaatatgacctaatatgAATATGACTTCGCCAGATACCTGACATTTCTGTAAGGGGGTCTAGTGGTTAGGGATCTGGATTTCCAAATTGCCAGTGGCGGTGACACGCTATAGCATAAGCCCAGAATTTTTCCTGAAGgcccaacatttttaaaatatagACATATTGATGATGATCTATGAAGAACGACTGATAAAtgacaaaactagatgtaccacatagcggtacaaaatatggccgctgctcagtcctgcacattctctccacaaaaatgaatcacgcttgtcaatttgtctctatCTCCTACTTCATCCCCTAGTCTTGCAACTTTTATGTATGTAAattattgtgtgcatgtgtagttttggagttatggtttgtatattatagtatttgtttattttcattagattattgattgcattgacattattgtttataattggtattctccttaatgtagttttaccaacattttaaaacggttcactgttcattttaattattgtattgtttttatttgtaagtggctttggacacaagtgtctgccaaatcccataaccattgtgtgcgtctgtgtgtgggcttgtgtgtatgtgtgtgtgtgtgtgtgtgtgtgtgtgtgtgtgtgtgtgtgtgtgtgtgtgtgtgtgtgtgtgtgtgtgtgtctgtgttggggggtg
It encodes:
- the gnmt gene encoding glycine N-methyltransferase isoform X2, which produces MSVGSMTSSVKGGAEVGHVENTRRRSRVDSIMLVEEGFNMVSVDASDKMLKYALKERWDRRREPAFDQWVIDEANWLTLKEDVQKPGDGFDAVICLGNSFAHLPDFKGDQSDQKLALHNIASMVKPGGILIIDHRNYDYILKTGNAPQGKNIYYQSDLKQDIATSVLWVNSKPHMITLDYTLQYQEGDAEEVQTSKFRLSYYPHRLESFKELLKGAFAGKCEHDVYGDFKPYKPDQPSTPCYFIHVLKRTA
- the gnmt gene encoding glycine N-methyltransferase isoform X1, giving the protein MSVDSVFRTRSLGVGVVGLPDQYADGKAAKVWKLYIGDTTKRTEEYKSWVVALLRKHGCQRILDVACGTGVDSIMLVEEGFNMVSVDASDKMLKYALKERWDRRREPAFDQWVIDEANWLTLKEDVQKPGDGFDAVICLGNSFAHLPDFKGDQSDQKLALHNIASMVKPGGILIIDHRNYDYILKTGNAPQGKNIYYQSDLKQDIATSVLWVNSKPHMITLDYTLQYQEGDAEEVQTSKFRLSYYPHRLESFKELLKGAFAGKCEHDVYGDFKPYKPDQPSTPCYFIHVLKRTA